The Candidatus Zixiibacteriota bacterium nucleotide sequence TCAGAGGCCAAGGAATGCTTCGCTTTTAGAAAGAGATGAATTTTTTGTATTAAAGGCAAAGGCCTTGCATATATTCAAGGAGGCATTGAATAGTGAGGTCTAAAATTCCGTTCGGTCTTATAGCGTTAATAATTATTTGGGGAGTAATTGCTTCAATCAAAATAATCAATCCCATTTTTCTTCCTTCTCCTCTCGATGTTTTAGTGCAGTTTTGGAGTCTATCAATTTCTGGAGAGATTGCTCAAGATGTATATTCAACGATATACCGACTCGTGATCGGATTTTCTTTAGGGATTTCTGTAGGTGTGCCAGTAGGATTACTAATGGGATATTCAAACCGTATTTATAATGCCTTAGAAATTGTAATAGAAATGTTTAGGTCAATCCCGGTGGTTGCCCTTTTTCCTTTATTCTTGATTTTCTTTGGTCTTGGTGATGCATCTAAGTTTACAATCGCTGCATGGTCTAGCTCTCTAATTATATTGATTAACACTATGTATGGAGTTAAAAATAGCAAGAAAACAAGGATTATGGTTGCACAAACCATGAAGGCAACCCCTGGACAAATCTTTGTAAAGATTGTTTTCCCAGAAGCCCTTCCAGATATGTTTGTAGGTTTCAGGACAGGGTTATCTATTGCCCTAATTGTAGTAATAATGTCAGAGATGTTTATGGGAACTCAGACAGGTTTGGGGCAGAAAATATTTAATGCGCATTTGCTTTATGAGATACCGGAGATGTATGCATTAATCATTATCACTGGGTTGATTGGTTTTATTTTAAATAAACTATTTTTAATGGCAGAAAAACATTTTTTACATTGGGCAGGTAAATAACGGAGGAAATTATGGGAATCGTATTGTTTTTACTTTCTACAATTCTCGGTACAATCATCGGATGGTTTTTAAATCAACAATTCAGTGATTTTATGTTTCGAAAAAGCATAAAGAAAGTTAAAAACATTGATGATTATTATAAGGAATTAGCGCTTTCAATTATGACCTCAAAAGAAGTCGAAATTTTAAATCTTAGAGATGCTCCTATAGGAAAGGATTGGAATGAACAGGGAGAAGGAAGATGGCGAGGGGAATATTTTGCCATTGAAAGCCAAATTATTGAAGGCAAAAAACCAAGAGAGATTATTAAAGGATTTCGTTTGAAGGGAGAAATACCCTTTTTAAAAAGGATGTTGCTAAAATTAAAGAATGATAATAAACTGAAAATTATGCGCCGATTAACTACGATTGGAATTAGAGAACGTACGGATCTTACTAAAAATAATATATCAATACCAATTAATTATCCACTAAAATTCCAATCTATAATGGAAGATTTCGCGTGGGCAAAAACGAGAATCCCGCAACTGCATAAT carries:
- a CDS encoding ABC transporter permease; the encoded protein is MRSKIPFGLIALIIIWGVIASIKIINPIFLPSPLDVLVQFWSLSISGEIAQDVYSTIYRLVIGFSLGISVGVPVGLLMGYSNRIYNALEIVIEMFRSIPVVALFPLFLIFFGLGDASKFTIAAWSSSLIILINTMYGVKNSKKTRIMVAQTMKATPGQIFVKIVFPEALPDMFVGFRTGLSIALIVVIMSEMFMGTQTGLGQKIFNAHLLYEIPEMYALIIITGLIGFILNKLFLMAEKHFLHWAGK